A genome region from Gloeocapsa sp. PCC 73106 includes the following:
- a CDS encoding type II toxin-antitoxin system HicB family antitoxin: MEKLIKLKISQLEENGEVYYLATSPDVQGLVAQGSSIEETIEIAEDLAKILLKIKAERSTS, from the coding sequence ATGGAAAAACTCATCAAGTTAAAAATCTCCCAATTAGAGGAAAATGGTGAGGTTTATTACCTCGCTACCAGTCCAGATGTTCAAGGTTTGGTAGCTCAGGGTAGTAGTATTGAGGAAACGATTGAAATCGCTGAAGATTTGGCTAAGATCCTACTTAAAATTAAAGCAGAACGTTCAACAAGCTGA